The sequence TATTGGATCGCCGTGTGGATCAAAGTCTGGACTGCCCAAAAATTTGTCCAATCTAATTATTAATTCTTCAGATTGAATATGTTCAAGTTGTTCCGCTATTTCGTGAACTTCATCCCAATGAAAATTTAGTTTTTCTACCAAAAAAACTTCCCATAATCTGTGTTTTCTGATAACGCCAGCCGCAATTTTTCTGCCTGTTTCCGTAAGCTGAGCACCTTTATAGCGTTTATAAATTAGCATTTTTTTCTCTGCGAGTTTTTGCACCATATCTGTAACTGAGGATGGTTTGGTCTCCATACTTTCAGCAATTGCATTTGTGCTTATCTCACCTTCGCTCTCCAATTCCAAATGAAATATTGCTTTGAGATAGTTTTCTTCAGCAAGGGTCATCATAAAATTTATATTTATGCAAAGATATATTTTTTAATTTAAAAACATATTTTTAGTTTTGCCTAAAAATATAATTACTCAAAACTAATAATTTATCTTTTTATGAAATATATGATATACTTTTTTCTATTTTCCGCTACAACTGCTTCAGCGCAAATAGACAAAACCCAGATTTCTGGCACCGTAACTACC comes from Aequorivita sublithincola DSM 14238 and encodes:
- a CDS encoding metal-dependent transcriptional regulator, whose protein sequence is MTLAEENYLKAIFHLELESEGEISTNAIAESMETKPSSVTDMVQKLAEKKMLIYKRYKGAQLTETGRKIAAGVIRKHRLWEVFLVEKLNFHWDEVHEIAEQLEHIQSEELIIRLDKFLGSPDFDPHGDPIPDKHGVLKRTEKKLLSEVQKNELGVCVGVKESSPEFLQYLDKKKISIGTKIRVLGKEFFDGSMIIQVGNEQFFVSHKIAENLFVQTQE